A DNA window from Nitrospirota bacterium contains the following coding sequences:
- a CDS encoding shikimate kinase — translation MKNIVLTGFMGTGKTTAGKILAKELGMKLVDVDEEIESETGMTICDIFKEHGEPSFRDKETRMAKKISSGGGGGLVISTGGGIVLREENIACLRQNGLIVCLMATPETILQRTKDSTDRPLLKVENPYEKIKELLNQRDEKYRNADITIETDGKSPMEIAQEIIEHWKAVR, via the coding sequence TTGAAAAACATTGTTTTAACAGGTTTTATGGGAACCGGTAAGACCACGGCAGGAAAGATTCTTGCAAAAGAACTGGGGATGAAGCTTGTGGATGTTGATGAGGAAATAGAGTCAGAAACCGGTATGACTATATGCGATATATTCAAAGAGCATGGGGAGCCCTCCTTTAGAGATAAAGAGACGAGGATGGCTAAAAAGATTTCAAGCGGTGGCGGTGGCGGACTTGTCATATCAACCGGAGGCGGAATCGTACTCAGGGAGGAAAATATAGCCTGTTTAAGGCAAAACGGTTTGATAGTTTGTCTTATGGCAACCCCTGAGACCATACTCCAGAGGACAAAAGATTCCACAGACAGGCCTCTTCTTAAAGTAGAAAACCCTTATGAAAAAATCAAAGAACTGTTAAACCAGCGGGATGAAAAATATCGCAATGCCGACATAACCATAGAAACAGACGGTAAGAGCCCCATGGAGATAGCTCAAGAAATTATAGAGCACTGGAAAGCGGTGCGCTGA